From a region of the Desmodus rotundus isolate HL8 chromosome 7, HLdesRot8A.1, whole genome shotgun sequence genome:
- the TGM7 gene encoding protein-glutamine gamma-glutamyltransferase Z isoform X1, with translation MQLPQVLSPVAALELRSVDLQSPRNNKAHHTQEMGLKRLIVRRGQPFMLQLHFNRPFHWGTDHITFIAETGPAPMELSGTQATFSLTQAQQGNVWSASDFTIDSNILSLSLFTPSNAVIGSYTLKIETSQGQDYSATHFLGTFILLFNPWSAEDDVYLPSEILLQEYIMMDYGFVYKGQERFITSWPWNYGQFEEGIIDICFEILNKSLYFLENPSKDYSQRNDVVYICRVVSAMINSNDDNGVLQGNWGEDYSLGVSPLEWNGSVAILRQWSARGGKPVKYGQCWVFAGVMCTVMRCLGVPTRIVSNFRSAHNMDGNLTLDTYYDRNAEMLSTPKRDKIWNFHVWNECWMIRKDLPPGYNGWQVLDPTPQETSSGLFCCGPASVRAIKEGDVHLPYDTPFVYAEVNADEVIWLFADGQAREILAHNTSSIGNNISTKMVGSDQRQDITSFYKYPEGSPEERSVFMKASKKMLGSRRASSPLLDLLGSGDSQDQPAQLQLRLARTPEWGQDLLLKLHAMRVPTRAHPQGPIRLEVRFCAQALLHKGGTREPLWRQIVHLNLDFGEEIQWPLLLPYNNYRNKLTDEKLIRVSGIAEVEGTGRSILVLKDISLEPPHLSIEVSEKAEVGKALRVHITFTNTRTVALSHCTMVLEGSGLIHGQLSNDLGTLLAGHTIQIQLDLYPFKAGHRQLQVLISSHEVKEIKGYKGISVAAVRAS, from the exons ATGCAGCTGCCCCAGGTGCTCAGTCCAG TGGCAGCCCTAGAGCTCAGGTCTGTCGACCTGCAGAGCCCCAGGAACAACAAGGCTCATCACACGCAGGAGATGGGCCTTAAGCGGCTCATTGTGCGCCGGGGCCAGCCCTTCATGCTCCAACTGCATTTCAACCGACCCTTCCACTGGGGGACCGACCACATTACCTTCATAGCTGAGACTG GACCAGCCCCCATGGAGCTGTCAGGAACGCAAGCCACCTTCTCACTCACCCAGGCCCAACAAGGGAATGTCTGGAGTGCTTCTGACTTCACCATCGACTCCAACATactatctctctcccttttcaCACCATCCAATGCAGTCATTGGCTCCTACACTCTGAAGATAGAGACCTCTCAAGGCCAGGATTACAGTGCCACTCACTTCCTGGGGACTTTCATCCTGCTTTTTAACCCTTGGAGTGCAG AAGACGATGTCTACCTGCCAAGTGAAATACTGCTGCAGGAGTATATCATGATGGACTACGGCTTTGTGTACAAAGGTCAGGAGAGATTCATCACCTCCTGGCCCTGGAACTACGGGCAG TTTGAAGAGGGCATCATAGATATCTGCTTTGAGATCCTGAACAAGAGCTTGTACTTCTTAGAGAACCCATCCAAAGACTACTCCCAGAGGAATGACGTGGTGTACATCTGCAGGGTGGTGAGCGCCATG ATCAACAGCAATGATGACAATGGCGTGCTGCAGGGGAACTGGGGAGAGGACTACTCCCTGGGGGTCAGCCCGCTGGAGTGGAATGGCAGCGTGGCCATCCTGCGGCAGTGGTCAGCCAGGGGCGGGAAGCCTGTGAAGTATGGACAGTGCTGGGTCTTTGCGGGTGTTATGTGCACTG taATGAGATGTTTAGGTGTTCCAACCCGTATTGTTTCCAATTTCCGTTCCGCACACAACATGGATGGGAATTTGACCTTAGATACCTACTATGACCGAAATGCGGAAATGCTGTCAACTCCGAAACGAGACAAAATATG GAATTTCCATGTCTGGAATGAGTGCTGGATGATCCGGAAAGATCTCCCACCAGGGTACAATGGGTGGCAGGTTCTGGATCCCACTCCCCAGGAAACCAGCAGCG GGCTGTTCTGCTGTGGCCCTGCCTCCGTGAGGGCCATCAAGGAAGGGGATGTTCACCTGCCCTATGACACCCCATTTGTGTATGCTGAGGTGAATGCCGATGAAGTCATTTGGCTTTTTGCGGATGGCCAGGCCCGGGAAATCCTGGCCCACAACACCAGTTCCATTGGGAATAACATCAGCACCAAGATGGTAGGATCAGACCAGCGCCAGGACATCACCAGCTTCTACAAGTACCCAGAAG GATCCCCTGAGGAGCGGTCTGTTTTCATGAAGGCATCCAAGAAAATGCTGGGCTCCAGAAGGGCCTCTTCACCCTTACTGGATCTGCTGGGGTCCGGGGACTCTCAGGATCAGCCAGCGCAGCTGCAGCTTCGCCTGGCCAGGACACCTGAGTGGGGCCAGGACCTGCTGCTGAAGCTGCATGCCATGAGGGTGCCAACCAGAGCCCATCCCCAGGGTCCCATCAGACTGGAGGTGCGCTTCTGTGCACAGGCCCTGCTACACAAGGGTGGCACTCGGGAGCCCCTCTGGAGGCAAATAGTGCACTTGAACCTGGACTTTGGGGAGG AGATACAGTGGCCGCTCTTGCTACCTTACAACAATTACAGAAACAAGCTGACGGATGAAAAGCTGATACGCGTGTCTGGCATCGCTGaggtggaggggacagggaggtcCATACTGGTCCTAAAAGATATCTCTTTGGAGCCTCCCCACTTATCTATTGAG GTCTCGGAGAAGGCTGAGGTGGGCAAAGCACTGAGAGTCCACATCACCTTCACCAACACCCGAACAGTGGCTCTGAGTCACTGTACGATGGTGCTGGAGGGAAGTGGCCTCATCCATGGCCAGTTATCAAATGA CCTTGGAACTCTGCTGGCCGGACACACCATCCAAATTCAGTTGGACCTCTACCCCTTCAAAGCTGGACACCGCCAGCTGCAAGTCCTCATCAGCAGCCATGAAGTCAAGGAGATCAAGGGTTACAAGGGCATCTCTGTAGCTGCAGTCAGGGCTTCTTGA
- the TGM7 gene encoding protein-glutamine gamma-glutamyltransferase Z isoform X2, with protein sequence MNQVAALELRSVDLQSPRNNKAHHTQEMGLKRLIVRRGQPFMLQLHFNRPFHWGTDHITFIAETGPAPMELSGTQATFSLTQAQQGNVWSASDFTIDSNILSLSLFTPSNAVIGSYTLKIETSQGQDYSATHFLGTFILLFNPWSAEDDVYLPSEILLQEYIMMDYGFVYKGQERFITSWPWNYGQFEEGIIDICFEILNKSLYFLENPSKDYSQRNDVVYICRVVSAMINSNDDNGVLQGNWGEDYSLGVSPLEWNGSVAILRQWSARGGKPVKYGQCWVFAGVMCTVMRCLGVPTRIVSNFRSAHNMDGNLTLDTYYDRNAEMLSTPKRDKIWNFHVWNECWMIRKDLPPGYNGWQVLDPTPQETSSGLFCCGPASVRAIKEGDVHLPYDTPFVYAEVNADEVIWLFADGQAREILAHNTSSIGNNISTKMVGSDQRQDITSFYKYPEGSPEERSVFMKASKKMLGSRRASSPLLDLLGSGDSQDQPAQLQLRLARTPEWGQDLLLKLHAMRVPTRAHPQGPIRLEVRFCAQALLHKGGTREPLWRQIVHLNLDFGEEIQWPLLLPYNNYRNKLTDEKLIRVSGIAEVEGTGRSILVLKDISLEPPHLSIEVSEKAEVGKALRVHITFTNTRTVALSHCTMVLEGSGLIHGQLSNDLGTLLAGHTIQIQLDLYPFKAGHRQLQVLISSHEVKEIKGYKGISVAAVRAS encoded by the exons atgaATCAAG TGGCAGCCCTAGAGCTCAGGTCTGTCGACCTGCAGAGCCCCAGGAACAACAAGGCTCATCACACGCAGGAGATGGGCCTTAAGCGGCTCATTGTGCGCCGGGGCCAGCCCTTCATGCTCCAACTGCATTTCAACCGACCCTTCCACTGGGGGACCGACCACATTACCTTCATAGCTGAGACTG GACCAGCCCCCATGGAGCTGTCAGGAACGCAAGCCACCTTCTCACTCACCCAGGCCCAACAAGGGAATGTCTGGAGTGCTTCTGACTTCACCATCGACTCCAACATactatctctctcccttttcaCACCATCCAATGCAGTCATTGGCTCCTACACTCTGAAGATAGAGACCTCTCAAGGCCAGGATTACAGTGCCACTCACTTCCTGGGGACTTTCATCCTGCTTTTTAACCCTTGGAGTGCAG AAGACGATGTCTACCTGCCAAGTGAAATACTGCTGCAGGAGTATATCATGATGGACTACGGCTTTGTGTACAAAGGTCAGGAGAGATTCATCACCTCCTGGCCCTGGAACTACGGGCAG TTTGAAGAGGGCATCATAGATATCTGCTTTGAGATCCTGAACAAGAGCTTGTACTTCTTAGAGAACCCATCCAAAGACTACTCCCAGAGGAATGACGTGGTGTACATCTGCAGGGTGGTGAGCGCCATG ATCAACAGCAATGATGACAATGGCGTGCTGCAGGGGAACTGGGGAGAGGACTACTCCCTGGGGGTCAGCCCGCTGGAGTGGAATGGCAGCGTGGCCATCCTGCGGCAGTGGTCAGCCAGGGGCGGGAAGCCTGTGAAGTATGGACAGTGCTGGGTCTTTGCGGGTGTTATGTGCACTG taATGAGATGTTTAGGTGTTCCAACCCGTATTGTTTCCAATTTCCGTTCCGCACACAACATGGATGGGAATTTGACCTTAGATACCTACTATGACCGAAATGCGGAAATGCTGTCAACTCCGAAACGAGACAAAATATG GAATTTCCATGTCTGGAATGAGTGCTGGATGATCCGGAAAGATCTCCCACCAGGGTACAATGGGTGGCAGGTTCTGGATCCCACTCCCCAGGAAACCAGCAGCG GGCTGTTCTGCTGTGGCCCTGCCTCCGTGAGGGCCATCAAGGAAGGGGATGTTCACCTGCCCTATGACACCCCATTTGTGTATGCTGAGGTGAATGCCGATGAAGTCATTTGGCTTTTTGCGGATGGCCAGGCCCGGGAAATCCTGGCCCACAACACCAGTTCCATTGGGAATAACATCAGCACCAAGATGGTAGGATCAGACCAGCGCCAGGACATCACCAGCTTCTACAAGTACCCAGAAG GATCCCCTGAGGAGCGGTCTGTTTTCATGAAGGCATCCAAGAAAATGCTGGGCTCCAGAAGGGCCTCTTCACCCTTACTGGATCTGCTGGGGTCCGGGGACTCTCAGGATCAGCCAGCGCAGCTGCAGCTTCGCCTGGCCAGGACACCTGAGTGGGGCCAGGACCTGCTGCTGAAGCTGCATGCCATGAGGGTGCCAACCAGAGCCCATCCCCAGGGTCCCATCAGACTGGAGGTGCGCTTCTGTGCACAGGCCCTGCTACACAAGGGTGGCACTCGGGAGCCCCTCTGGAGGCAAATAGTGCACTTGAACCTGGACTTTGGGGAGG AGATACAGTGGCCGCTCTTGCTACCTTACAACAATTACAGAAACAAGCTGACGGATGAAAAGCTGATACGCGTGTCTGGCATCGCTGaggtggaggggacagggaggtcCATACTGGTCCTAAAAGATATCTCTTTGGAGCCTCCCCACTTATCTATTGAG GTCTCGGAGAAGGCTGAGGTGGGCAAAGCACTGAGAGTCCACATCACCTTCACCAACACCCGAACAGTGGCTCTGAGTCACTGTACGATGGTGCTGGAGGGAAGTGGCCTCATCCATGGCCAGTTATCAAATGA CCTTGGAACTCTGCTGGCCGGACACACCATCCAAATTCAGTTGGACCTCTACCCCTTCAAAGCTGGACACCGCCAGCTGCAAGTCCTCATCAGCAGCCATGAAGTCAAGGAGATCAAGGGTTACAAGGGCATCTCTGTAGCTGCAGTCAGGGCTTCTTGA